CTAGGATAAACTTGAGGAGGACTAAGTGAATACCTAATATCCAAAAGTTGGATTGGGATCTGACCTCGGACGACAAAGTACCGATGTAAGGCTTTATTTGTCTCTGAAAATTTCGATTAATCATATTACCCATTTTAAGATAAAATAGTTTCTGAAGTCAACCTCATAGGGATTGTTGTCCTAAGGCTTAATAACAAGGCCATGTCATGTTCTTTGCCCTACTCATATCAGATTACTTTAATACACTTTACTTTTGTTCGTTCTTTTACTACCTTTTTAGTTCAATTGATTGTATATCTTTTATGTAGctttttttgagttttgattttgCTTGTTTTAGCTTAATATTTTGGGTACATTTCAAATCATTATAAACACAAAAGCATTGCTTGTTCACTTAGCGGATGAGAACCTTAAGATTtataattttgtaaaaatacCTAGGTAAGTAATTAAGCTTAGGGATTAAAAGGGCAATAGTTAGATAACTTATGTAATtaagagtgcgtttggtaacgattttgttcaTGGAAGTAGATTTTGataagaaataattcttttttattctgttcttaGAACAgattctaagtattttaagccatttggtaattgtccaaaattttgattctggaatagaattgcgtttggtaccgtgcttattaattctgttccaaatcaatttctttttaatttttaaataatttttacattttttcctttttttttttttttttttttttttttttcctattcctcttcttcttcttcttctttaggccggcgacctcaccggagcatcaCCAGctctcggcgaggccggccctcgtcggtagctaggcgagccttgcccagcccgTGCCcagccccgccgaggctcggcctcgccgggccgggcgaggcttgcccgccACCGGCggggcgggcgaggcccgcccggccaccgggGCAAGGCGAGGCCCGCCTCCACCGGCAaggctaggcttgcctccggcgagcttgggACTGGTTGCCGGCGGCTAGTGGACATCGGCGATGGACGGCGGTGGACGGCGGTGAACGGCGGTGACGGTAAATGGTGGACAATGGCGAACACCAACgagaggaggggagagaagggttccacttttttattctttcttttgttcccgaacaagaatcaattttttttttttattctactccaaatctgttctcgggaacaaaaattttaccaaacgcgattatGTTCTCAAACTaatcccgggaacaaaaattagaatcagccactatttggatggttaccaaacaatgCCTAAGTCTCCGACACAACAACACTAGGATCTCTAGTTACGTAGGAAGTAAGGTATCTCCCATACTTCACTTGATACTCGGCCCTAATAAGTTAGAGGCAACTCTTCATGTATAATTCTCATatgattaatcaaattaaaatggaaATTCAATGTTGCGTGAGTTAAGGATATGGGAGTATTCACGCTAATTGAGGACCGTTGGTCCCCAACTCGATATTACTTCTAAACCCGTCATCTTTATCTCCCAATCTGGTGTTGAATATTATGTCCACATATGCTAGCCGAGTATGTGTGTCATTGTAAGCAGATAAAAGAGACGAAATAAACAAATGCTTGTCCCTCCATAACAACCTAAGagatctttttatatattttcccCTCTTTTGCACTATATGTCTCTTCTTCACGGACACATTCCTCTCTCGGCTTCTCATAAAGTCAAAGTCCATCTTGATCGAATCCTTCCATCTTTTGTTGCCAATTCATGTACACcaaatttcacttaattttgcATGCAAATATATCTAAGCCTTATCTCGAAGGTCGAAGTATATTCATCCAGATTCATTCATCTTTAGTCGACCATATGGGGGGTAATCCGGCGTTCCCCGGTGTGCCGGAATGGAGATAAATTGGTAACTGCAAGCAACAACTTAGTAACCAACATTATCAATCAGGAGTGGGGTGCAGAATTGAAACTCTTCCTGAAGATGGCCAGTCATAGTGCCCACGTTTGCATGCATGACGGTCCATCATAATATCATGTGGGGTCATGTGGCTTGGATGTGATGCATGACTTAAATaatatgtgaatataaattatgatcatTGTACTTTTGTTATGGGGTTGggttaatccttaatttttctatGCGATAAAGAATTAAATATGGtggccaaaatttaagtgtcaacttCATCTATTTTATGGGCAGTTCCGAACTCCTTCCATCAAGCTGCTTTTACTGCACCATCTTTCGATAATCGAGAGAATGTCTGAGGGCCTGAATATGTGGTTGAGTCTCGATGTGTGTCATTcaatctttttctttagaaTGGAGAGTCCTTTGTTCTGTCGTATTCCCCACTTTAATAGCAAATTATAGCATGAACACCGATAGCTTATCCGTCATAGAGAAACCCACATTGACAACTAGAGGCGGTCGGATGGAGTGGACATCTATGTGAATCGAAAAGGATGGTGAAGTACGCAgaattcttttttcctctctacATGTCCTCTCAAGAATATTAGCGGTGTGTAATGGGAACCGTCTGAACTGATAACTGCCTGAACTAGATTGGACCAGCTGGTTCTAGGTGGTTCACAAGAGTGCTAGTCTAGTTCCTGATTCCATGAAATTGGAAACGGTGATGGGTGATCCAATTTCTGTTTTTAGGGTGGGATTTGGACCAACTGAACTACCCGGACTGgatcaattttttattcctttgagaatgcttttcttgattctgtATCCTCCTTttcaaccctttcatttttttttttaagaaagaaaagaagtgaaCTGTTTTTCTAAGTCTTCTCTacaaagtctctctctctctctctctctctctctctctctctctctcttttgtaaaatttttataaaaatttataaaattctctctcttttagaaaatttaaaaaaattttaaaaattttagaaaattaattaattttaatttaaaaataaatttatctatctctcttttttgtATCAATCCATAGTCTCCTCACATCAATTCATACATAGTCTCAATTAGTGACCTCTATGCTATATACTAGTATCCTTTTGCAGATTCATGTGAACTGTCATTTTTCTAGTCCTGCATTTCTCTTCTAGTAGCTTTGTTCTGTTTATCTCTTTCGTTGAGTAGTTCTCCATTTTCATTATCTGCTGATAATGGCACTACCAAACGACCCAGCAAGCCACTCTCCATTGTCCTCTGGACCAACCCCCAACGGAACCCCTTCGACCTCTCCGAAGGCAAGCTCTCGGTCAACAGGGTCCCCATCCTCACCGAAGTCCCTAGCAACGTCCCACTGAGTCACTAACCCACTTTTCCTTCATGCGTCGCTCCTCCATGCGCCCGTCCCTGCTCCCGCCGGGCGTCGAGAACGTCCGTGACATCGGTCTCTTCGGCAACGTCCCAATCATCTCCACCCTCCACCTCTCCCTCCGGTGGTTTGCCTCCCACCCCAAACCTCCCGTGACCATCCTTTCTGACTTCTCACCCTCGACTTGGCCAACAAGCACTGTCCATCGTTTTTGTTGGACAGTCCGGGAATCGGACCAGAGCTGTCGCTCCAATCCAATTCTCGGTTCCAGAAATGGGGAAGCGGATCGGACCAGAACCGATCAGCCTAGAGAATATCCCACTCTTGATTTctctgcaatttttttattccacgTGTGAAATGGGCTCTAGCCATTCTTTCTTCCCTACTTTTCTTCTGGCCGAGAATTACTTGCCACTTTAAGCGTGATCTGCAGCTTTAATACTGGAAAGTTTTGGCCGGTTAATCCTCCTTGATGTCCTTGCCTTGTTCTTTGAATTAGCATGTGCTCACTCGACCGTAGATTGAAGGAATCATAACATGAAAATTCCTCGTTTGTCATCGATGTAATTGCAGTTGCCCTTTATGTAAATGCGGTAGTAACATAATGTATCTAGCACAATGGATTGCCGGACTAATTCTATGATGGcacttgtctttttctttttggtactACTTAATTTGATTGCTTCTGCATCTCACATATTCTCTTCTTCCAGGGCAGGTATCATCTCGGATTTTCTTGGGCATTAAAATTCCACCACTTGAAGGCAAAGAAGAAATGCATCCTCCCATTGAGAAATGCAACGTCGGTGTGCATAGAAATGCAGAAGATGCAAATACTGGTGCGTCTGATCTGTTGACTGCGCCCACAAAAACTAATTCTGGTGGATCTAGTTCATTGACCGCATCAATTGGAAACTACTATGATGTGTTCTTGAACTTTAGAGGTGTAGATACTCAAAAGGGTTTCACTGATCACCTCTACAATGGGCTTCTCGATGCTGGAATTCATACTTTTAGAGACAATAATGAGATTCGGCAAGGAGAGATGATCGGCCCAGATCTTTTGACAGCCATCAAGAATAGTAAGATCCTAATCCCGATTCTCTCTGTAAATTATGGTTCAAGCAATTGGTGCATGGACGAGCTTGTTCAAATAATGGAGTGCAAGAAAAGTGACAGCGGGCATATAGTGTTGCCGATATTCTACAAAGTGGAACCAGCTCACGTGCGACATCAAATCGGGAGTTTTGGGGATGCATTTCATAAGCGCGAGAGGCGTTTCGACACAACAATTTTCGATAAATGGAAGCAAGCACTCGTTGAAGTTAGTTCCTTGAAAGGATGGGACGCTAATGGGTAAAATCTTTCACGAAAGCATTATGTACCTTCTTTTAATTTGTAGGGGTGTTTCCTGAATCTGATTCCTACTCGcttatttttcgtttttattgGTTAGCAGCAAGATTTTTATAGTAGTAACACATGGCGATGCATAAGTTCCATAAATTATCTTTTTCAGTTTCTTAATAAGATGATATTGACCAATCTAATATAGATTTCATTGTTATGATTACAATCGCTTGAATAATATaagatttttcaaatgaatttttgctcTTATATCCAAAGATTTTGTTAGATTGTGCCTTTTTTTTCCCATGTTTACAGTGTAAGCTACATCAATCTTCATTACAAACTTTTCTATTTACAAATTTATGTGAGATTGTAATTCAACTAAGCAAGTCAAAAAAGAGATGGTTGAGGAAAAAGTATTAACTTTGTAATACGTTTgctcaaataattttcaatgcattttcCTATATCAAAGcgatgttctctttttttttttttttttttgcgaaaattTATCCTTCTACTTCCCAATAAAATCAATACATATAATATAGACACCAAAAGGAAAGTAAAGTACACGTTATCAACTCTTGATGCAATGGAAATTGATAAGAACATGAATTTAGAATCAAAATTCACAACACGAGTAGAAACTTGCAAGCATGTAAAATTGGGCAAATAAGGAGAAATCCCCTAATTGTATTCAAGTAGTTCACAATAAAGCACTTTGAACGACTTTCGGGATTGGTATATAAGACTTAAATTCCTCTTGCATCAAAAGTTGCAACTTGTTTGTTAATTGGTGGCTGAGCTCTCATACCATGTTGcctaattgaatttttcttatcCAAACGCTCTAAAAAGTTTTCAAAGCCATGTCCATGTCATCCATAATATCTTCAACAACAAGAAGTTTGAAATATGATTTCAATCCATAGTATGCTAATATATGAAGGTGGACAAAAATGATTGTTAAAGTATTAGGATTTATCCCTAGACTTATTTACTACTGTGCTCTCATTAgataaacaatataaaattatatttacgATGTATTTGAACTCCTGTTACACTTGATAGGTATGAAGGAGAATTGGTAAAATCGATTGTCCGGAAAGTGTTAAGCGAGttgaaaaaaaagtttgagttgaATATTCCTGAGAATTTGGTTGGAATTAATAGTCATGTGGAGAAGATTATAAAATTTGTAGATAAAAGTCCTTGTGACACCCTATTTGTTGGCATCCATGgaatgggaggcattggcaagacaactcttgctAAAACCATCTACAACAAGCTCTTAAATAAATTTGAGTATCATAGCTTCATTGCTGATATTAGGGAGTCATGGGAGCGCTTTGGCATTCATTGCTTACAAAATCAGTTAATCGTTGATATATTGAAGCAAGACAATCAAGCTCGTAATAAGGATGAAGGGATTAAGATCCTCTCATTAATGCTTAAAGGTAAGAAAGTcctcattcttcttgatgatgtaGATGATTATGATCAGCTGAAAGCTTTGGCTGGAAATCATCATTGGTTTTCTTCAggaagtaggatcattattACCACCAGAAACAAGAGTATTCTTGACAATGCTCGGGTGAACTACAACTATGAACATGAGGAATTGGATAAGGATAAATCTTTGATTCTATTtagtagacatgcatttcgaaAGGACTCGCCTCCAAGTGAATATGAAGACCTCGCTTATGATGTTGTGTCCACCACTGGAGGGCTTCCCTTATCTCTTGAGGTTCTAGGTTCATATTTGTGCGGACAACAGCCAATGCTATGGAGGGATACGataaaaaagttaagaaaagtCCCTCATAAGAAAGTGCAAGAAAAGTTAAGGATAAGTTATGAAGCATTGGATTATAGACAAGAAcagatatttttggatattgcttgctttttcattGGGACCAGCAAAAGAATTGCATCCTACATGTGGGACGCTTGTGACTTTTTCCAGAGGAAGGAATTGAAGTATTGAAGTTTATGTCATTAATAAAAGTTGGAGATAATCATGAGCTCAgaatgcatgatcaattgagaGATCTTGGCAGGGAAATTGTCCATGAGGAAAATGAGCAGGGACCTCAATACCGTAGTAGGTTATGGGACTCGAGGGAAGTCCGGGAAGTGCTTAAGGCAAATGAGGTATgcgtttctctcttttgccctCTCAATCCATGT
This genomic stretch from Eucalyptus grandis isolate ANBG69807.140 chromosome 3, ASM1654582v1, whole genome shotgun sequence harbors:
- the LOC120291751 gene encoding disease resistance protein RUN1-like — translated: MSQNSSDDPHFLTTVHKAGIRGRCSGEVYVYSGKMFLLVMPNAKGNCVGQELLNEVPFMEILLILGFRLLCTHHAFHDCMFLSSPFSLSADNGTTKRPSKPLSIVLWTNPQRNPFDLSEGQVSSRIFLGIKIPPLEGKEEMHPPIEKCNVGVHRNAEDANTGASDLLTAPTKTNSGGSSSLTASIGNYYDVFLNFRGVDTQKGFTDHLYNGLLDAGIHTFRDNNEIRQGEMIGPDLLTAIKNSKILIPILSVNYGSSNWCMDELVQIMECKKSDSGHIVLPIFYKVEPAHVRHQIGSFGDAFHKRERRFDTTIFDKWKQALVEVSSLKGWDANGYEGELVKSIVRKVLSELKKKFELNIPENLVGINSHVEKIIKFVDKSPCDTLFVGIHGMGGIGKTTLAKTIYNKLLNKFEYHSFIADIRESWERFGIHCLQNQLIVDILKQDNQARNKDEGIKILSLMLKGKKVLILLDDVDDYDQLKALAGNHHWFSSGSRIIITTRNKSILDNARVNYNYEHEELDKDKSLILFSRHAFRKDSPPSEYEDLAYDVVSTTGGLPLSLEVLGSYLCGQQPMLWRDTIKKLRKVPHKKVQEKLRISYEALDYRQEQIFLDIACFFIGTSKRIASYMWDACDFFQRKELKY